Genomic segment of Oncorhynchus nerka isolate Pitt River linkage group LG10, Oner_Uvic_2.0, whole genome shotgun sequence:
GAGTGACAGCATGTATTATTTTGTGCTGGCATATCTTATGCCCTTTTTAATGTCGCTGTCACAAAAAAAGAAGTGCATTGGAAACCGTTTGCACTTAAACTAGCTTGCAAATTGGGTTGAAATCATGCTACATTCAATCTAAATGCTGCTTTTTTAGACCATTTTATAGTATCTTCTTGTTCAGGTCAGTTATGATTGGTGCTTCTGAGTTACAACATTAGAGGGGTGTATTCTTCACAGGCAATTTGTACCTCAAATTACGTACTGTGTCATGGCTCAAAGGTCCTTGAGATTTTGTCAAAATAAATGGCTTTGAACTAGAATGTGACAATGCATTTATGCTATTGGATAAACAGTAtgcaaaaatataatataatcaaGAAACCTGAAATTACTGGCTCCTTAGAGGAGTCTGACGTTGGCTTATTTGCGTAGAAAACATCTGAAAAACAGAAATGGAGAGCTATGTGGAGGTCTTAACCAGACAGGGTCCCCAGAAAGTGACTCGACTTCTGGCTGACACAGTTACATAGTCACTGATACAGCTTCTGTTCAttgtctgtgtttctgaccaAAAAGGCTGAAGTCTCAATGTGTCTGTCCTTCCTTGTCCTTCGACCCCCGAGCTGTGTCACCTCTCGTTGGTGATGATGACGGACGTGCCGATGTAATGAGGAATCTCCCTGTGGATCTCAGGGGAGGAGCTGGAGGCGGGGCTTTGGCTCTTGTAGTCGTAAGAACCCATTTCGTCGCCACGGTAACCGTAGCTGTCTGTCAAGTGGCCGAGGGCAGCATAGGGCGGGGCCTGGAAGGAGCTGTGTTTGGCCAAGACGTGGTGGAGGTTCAAAGACACGTACGGAGCCTGGGTCGGAAGGCCTACCCCGACTCCCATCCCAACTCCAACCCCCATCCacatcctcctttcctcctcccccgCCTCAGGATCCAGCATCTTGGGGCTCCCCCGCTCCCCATTGCTGTCCGTGTGCTCCAGGGGGCCGGTGGCACTGTGGCTGTAGGGGGATTCCATCATACACAGCCTCCTGCGCTGCTCCAGGACCACCTGCATGGGGAAGGGTTGGCCCAGGCCATGGAAGGACCGGGACTGCTCGCAGCTCACCTTCCCCAGCACAGAGTTACTCAGCAGGGGACAGGACAACAGCTTCTCCCCTCCTACACAACCACTCCCCTCGGAGGCCTTGTGGAGGTAGTCTCGACTGAACGGCAGCTTGCTGTCCTCTTTAGTAGCCTGTGACTGGGAGTGCAGGCGGTCCTCTGTGGTCTTGTTCTGGCCAAGCGTGTGATGCTCATAGGGCTCTTCCTTGAACCTGCTGTTAGGGCGCGGGGTTGAGCAGCTGGAGAAGCCATCATGAAGGGGCTCGCAGGGGGGGTATCTCCTGCTCGCCGCGGGGCCTGTCGTGGAGAAATTAAACTCTACGGTGAGATTCAGACTAAAATGCTTCAGTGAAACTGAGCTAAAACGCTATCTTGAGAAGGATTAGGGTTTAACAGGCACATCAGAGGAGCAGTGCAGCACACACTCCAATGCTACAGTCAGAAATTATTTTTCATGTTTTTCATTAACATTTCTGACCTGAGAACAAAAAGGGAAAAGGCGTAAAAGATAGAGCACTTTAAAGTGACAGTTCACCTTTTCTAAGTTTTAACTTATTTTCAACTTCCTTAAGGTGTTGTTTCCTTCAAGCTGCTTCTAAATTTGTTAGATGGTTATTTAGTAACATCCAGAATTTCTGGgctagcattttttttttttaatatagcATTGCTATTGGAAACCTGATCGTATCAGTTAGCAGTGCATTCAAAAGCATGCAGAAAGAGCTCTGCGTTCCTCAGTTCTGATTTAGAAGCCCCGTGCTTTTGAGCCAGAGCCATACCTGAATATGCTGCTGTGGTGGCTGTGGTAATGGAACACGATGCAGCGAATGGTCTCAGGATGTGAGCAGGGTTAGTACCATGGTGGATTTTGGCGTTGGCACAGCTCCACCGCCCCTCGCCCCCTCGACCCTGCAGGGAGCTGAGCAGCTGCTGGGCTGCCAGGCCAGGGGAAGACAGGGAGGTTGAGGCGGAGGAAGAACCCTGGGTGTGTCGCAACCTCCTCTGGGAGTCCGTGTGGGGTAGGTGTCCATAGGGGTAGGGGAAGGAGAGGCCATAGGAGGCGTTGCTACTACACAGGACCTCTCCAGCCTCTGGGCCTCCAGAGGGGCCTGAGATCTGCCCGTGACAGGGGTTCAGGGGGTAGGGGGTGCTCTCCTTCCAACTTCCTCCCAGGGGGGAGCAGTCCGGCTTGTCTGGGTGGTAGGTGCTGTTGGGCTGGAGGTGGAGGCAGTAGACAACAGATTATGTTGGTGTTGTTATTTTCTAACATAGACAGGCAATGAAGACAGTGTTGTGTACAGTTCATTTGTCAAGCTAAGACAAAAAATCAAGTCCTACTTGTTATATTTTTGGGATAACTATGGAGAGGATATTTCATGAATTTTCAAAAGGAAAGTTACTGATTGTGAATACAATGCAAAAGGTCATTGCGTTGAGGAGTTTGCAGTGTCTCCTTTTTTCCCAAGCTGGATAAAGCTATTCATTCTGATATCTTAGTACGTATGAAAGTACAGGTACAGTATGTaggttactgtgtgtgtactACACTGCATATGAACTGTATCAGTAACCCAGTGTGAGGAGCAATAGTCTGTCGTACCTGAGGGTAGGGGGCTGTTTTGAGTTTGCTCTTGATCTTGACTGCTTTGGTTTTGAGTTGTTTGCAGAGGTCCTGAGAGGAGGCCAGGCCAGTCTTAAAGGCTAAGCTGGGTTTGGCCGCTCGACTCTGCTCCTGAGACAGCTGCATGTCTTTATACTCTACGTCCCTGTGGAGGGACATATACATACAGCTTGGattagcatcacacacacacatgttataTCCTCCACACGTCAGCCCTGCACTACGCTTGGCCAACACATACTTTATCCTCAGGAAAGAAGAGCGCTACATTTCGTACTATGTAACATACACAGACAAACCGGGGGCATCACCTTACAAATTAGCCTGTGTTTCAAACCCAGACTTTTTGCCACAAAATGTCCAAGTCTATTAAAcggaagtgttttagggagtgatTCACCTGTCACAGACCCACTCAGGTCAAAGGGGAAAGTGTTGACTCACGTGAGAACGTAGTTGACGCTGACGATGCAGTGGGGTCTGGATGAGCGGCTGTTGTGGACGATGGTGGCGTAGCTCTGCACCCACACCCAGCCCCCGTGCTTGGACAACATACGGTAGTACTTAGTGGTGACCTGCCCTTTCACCAACactgcaggagagagggggagagagagaaatattggGGTGAGAGATAGATCAAATCACAGACTGGACAGTGCCTGAATAAAAGattgaaagacagaaagagaagtgTATATAGAGATGGAATACAAACAGAATGCTTGGGAGAGAGGGCCAGCAAAAGGCTGAGCTCCTTTGACAGGCGTGACTCATTAATAATGTATCATTTTTATTCTCCTCTTGAACCTACATGCATATTCTGTGATAAACTCCATAGCTGCCACTTATAGAAATCCTAACCCTCTCAAAGAGAGTGTGGGTTGTTTCGTAATAAGAGTCTCAATGTGGCCACAGAGGGGGACTGACTCACAGAGGTGGTGAGCGAAGCGTAGATGGAATGCGTCACAGCCGTGCACATGGTGGTACAGCGTCTTCTCAATCAGGTCCTGGGGTTCGTATCCTGTCAACTCAGCCACCCTTGAACCCAAAGGTCACGGGTTAAAAGTAAAACATTCGCAATCATGATGTTCAAATTCTTTGTTGTGTTTGTCTTTTATTTTGTATTATCTTTTTTTGTCTCATTGTACATTTGTTtgtttcatccctccctcctttccttccatACCTGGAGTCCAGGAAGATGAGCTTGAGGTCCAGGCTGGCCCTGAACATGAACATGTTACTATGGAGCTTAATCTCTGTGATACCACTGGGAGGCAGGGAGTGGCCCACCGCTACCAGGCCCACGATCTGATAACACGTGTCATACAATGCCATGTCCATCACGTACTGACGGATCTTCAAATAGCCACTGCAATGGATCACCTGGGaagcagagagatgagaggggctTTACACGGTGatatagagatagatacagaTACATGCATGTACATAGATATAGCTAGACAGAGTCTTTACACCTTGCCTTAACATGTGTCCTGAATGTGGTTTTGTGTCCAAATTTAGGTCGATCTGAGAGATAGATCAATTGAGATACAACATTGTTGGTAATGCAGAATTCTTATCTCACTCACTCTGCAAAAGCAAGAGAAGGTTCAACCTTCAGGCTACAACCaacatccacccctcccctccctgaaaCAGCTACATGT
This window contains:
- the sim2 gene encoding single-minded homolog 2, giving the protein MKEKSKNAAKTRREKENGEFYELAKLLPLPSAITSQLDKASIIRLTTSYLKMRAVFPDGLGEAWGQPTRISPLDNMAKELGSHLLQTLDGFVFVVASDGKIMYISETASVHLGLSQVELTGNSIFEYIHPSDHDEMTAVLSAHQPLHHHFLQEYEMERSFFLRMKCVLAKRNAGLTCGGYKVIHCSGYLKIRQYVMDMALYDTCYQIVGLVAVGHSLPPSGITEIKLHSNMFMFRASLDLKLIFLDSRVAELTGYEPQDLIEKTLYHHVHGCDAFHLRFAHHLLLVKGQVTTKYYRMLSKHGGWVWVQSYATIVHNSRSSRPHCIVSVNYVLTDVEYKDMQLSQEQSRAAKPSLAFKTGLASSQDLCKQLKTKAVKIKSKLKTAPYPQPNSTYHPDKPDCSPLGGSWKESTPYPLNPCHGQISGPSGGPEAGEVLCSSNASYGLSFPYPYGHLPHTDSQRRLRHTQGSSSASTSLSSPGLAAQQLLSSLQGRGGEGRWSCANAKIHHGTNPAHILRPFAASCSITTATTAAYSGPAASRRYPPCEPLHDGFSSCSTPRPNSRFKEEPYEHHTLGQNKTTEDRLHSQSQATKEDSKLPFSRDYLHKASEGSGCVGGEKLLSCPLLSNSVLGKVSCEQSRSFHGLGQPFPMQVVLEQRRRLCMMESPYSHSATGPLEHTDSNGERGSPKMLDPEAGEEERRMWMGVGVGMGVGVGLPTQAPYVSLNLHHVLAKHSSFQAPPYAALGHLTDSYGYRGDEMGSYDYKSQSPASSSSPEIHREIPHYIGTSVIITNER